Below is a window of Roseivirga misakiensis DNA.
TTTGTATAAAAACGCTGCGCAGTTCCCGAAAGGAAGCCATAGTTTATTTCTGACTGATCTGAATAGGCTGAAATAGCTGCTTCTAATGCTTCTCTTCCCTTCACTAAATTTGACTCATTGAGCCTTACAAGTAAAAAAGTAGCGGAACGACTATTCATTCTATCAGCCACAGGAACAACCTTTAAAATCAAGGGTTCAATAACACTGTGTAGCGATTGATAATGGAAATCTTCGACCACCCCTATAATTTCAGCGTCTCCATAAAAGCCGATCACCTCTCCTAACACATTTTCCTTTCCTAACTTTATTGCAGCACTTTCATTGATAATCACATGGTTTTTTGCCTCATCTGATTCGAAAGGCCTTCCAGCAATCATTCTTAACCCAGCCGCTCCGATAAATTCGTGAGATACGCTCATATATGACGCCACTTCTTTCTCGTCGCCCTGAATCCATTCCGTGGAAATGGAAGGCAACCTTCCGAGCATTGGTCCTTGTTCTGACCAACTTGCGGATTGAACCCAAGGGGATTGATTAAGCTTATTAAGAATAGTCACTTGTTCCTTAGCCATATTACGGCCTAACTCAACATACATGAGGTTTTCAATATCAAACCCGACATCTTTCTGTTTAAGAAAATTTATCTGTTTGCTGACGACCAATGCCCCAACTATGAATACAATAGCGATCGTAAACTGTATGACGACGAGGCTATTCCTTAACAACAGGCTGTTTTTCCCTGATTTATTTAATACACGAGTAGACGGAAAAGATGATAGATACCAAGCCGGATAAAGTCCTGCAACAATGCCAGTCAACCCTATAATACCTACTAGAGAAACGATTATCTCTTTTGAATACTGCTTAATCAATAAATCCTGCCGGATAATCTCACCAAAAGCACCAAGCATGAGGTCCGCGAATAAGATCGCAAAAACACCAGCTACGGAGGCCATGAACGTAGATTCAACTAAGAATTGAATCACCAAATGGTGCCTGCTCGCCCCGATCACTTTCCTCAGCCCTACTTCCTTGGATCGTTTGATATGGCCTGCCGTGGACAGGTTAATAAAGTTTATGCATGCCATCAAGAGTACGGCTAATGCCACAATTGAGAATAACCGAACTTTACCCAAGTCACCTTTCCTTTCACCATAACTCAAAGAAATATCCTCGGATTTTAGATAAACATCTGCAATCGGCTGTAACTGATACTCCTTTGGACCAAGTCGTTCGAGTAGTTTAGGGTTTTGCTTGCTATTTAGAAAAGTGGATATACTTTCTTGTGCTTCGTCAATATCCCAGTCTGGACTTAATTTGACATAGGTGCCAATACTCGAGGAACTCCATTGTAAAGCGAAAGATGGCTGTGTACTTAGAAAGTCTTTGAAAGGGATGATAAAGTCAAATTCGAAATGTGTCTTATTGGATTCAGACATAACGCCTGTCACCTTTAGAACCTTACCCCGCTTATCTTTTACTAGTTTATTTAACGGGTTATCCTCATTAAAAAGCCTCTTCGCCAAGTCATGAGAAAGAACTACTGAGTTAATCTCAGATAAAAATGAATTTTCATCACCCAGAGAGAGTTCTAAATCCAAAAAATCAAACAAGTTCTTTTCAAAACTCATGACTTTAAGCCCTTTAAAATCATTGAACCCATAGGCTAACGATTCATCCATAAGCCCCCTGTACCTCAGTGATGATTCTATTTGTGGGAAGTTTTCAACCAAAGCTGGACCAGCAGGGATCGGTAAAATACTCGAAACGCGTTCTTCGCCTTTAAAAGTCTTACCCTTTGCATTTAATCTAAAAACACGGTTTTTATCCGAATGACCTTTGTTAAAAGAAGTTTCTTGAATGACATAAAAGGAAACCAAAAGTGTAATAGCAACACCGAAGGAAAGGCCCAATAAGTTGATCAGCGAAAAGGCTTTATTTCTTTGTATATGCCTGAGCGTGGTAAATAGATAGTTTTTAAGCATAAGGATTATTTAAAGCTACACTCTTTACTGCACTATATTTAAGCCCAAAACCCTATCTATCTGATTTACTGACACATACAAAATTCAAGTATTGATAAAACATGGAATTAATGTCCATGCACACCGATGCAACGCCCAAAAATGGGCACTTTTCAATAACTTATACCGCTATAAATTGTCGCGATGCACTAATTTCGGAATTGGTATAGTTATAGCCACATAAAAGTCCATGAAAGAAAAAGGCAGAATCCTGATCGTAGATGATGACAACTATGTCATGCTATCTATCAGAATTTTATTGGAGCAGCATTATCAAGATGTTCGTGGAATCAATAATCCATTACAGATTGAAACGGCTTTTGAAGAAAACCATTATGACGTGGTTGTACTGGATATGAATTTCAGTGCTGGAGCTACTGAGGGTAAAGATGGACTGAAATACCTACGCCAAATTAAAGAGCTATCCCCAACTACGAGTGTCGTTTTTATAACGGCTTATGGAGAAATAAACTTAGCGGTAGAGGCTATAAAAGAAGGTGCTTTTGATTTTTTGGTAAAACCTTGGCAAAATGAGAAGCTACTCACCACTGTTTCAGCTGCCTTCCAACTCAATCGATCGGCACAAAAAATAGAAGAACTTACCTCAAAACAGTCTCACCTTACGTCACTTTTAGACGCACCATTCTCAGATATTATCGGCGAATCAGATGCAATCAAGTCAGTACTTGAACAGATTGAAAAGGTCGCTCAAACTGATGCCAATGTCTTAATTACAGGTGAAAATGGTACGGGAAAAGAACTTGTTGCTCGAGCAATTCACAGAAGTTCACTCCGAAACCAAGAAGTATTTTTAAATGTAGACATGGGTGCCATTACGGAAACCCTTTTCGAAAGTGAGCTCTTTGGCCACAAGAAAGGCGCTTTTACAGACGCCAAATCGGATCGGGTAGGCAAATTTGAAGCAGCCAACGGTGGTTCGCTTTTCTTAGACGAAATTGGAAATTTAAGCTCACCACTTCAGGCAAAGTTACTCCGGGTGATCCAAGACAGACAAGTAATACCTGTTGGTGCAAACGATGCGAGAGAATTTGATGCTAGACTTATTTGTGCTACGAATGCACATCTTTCTAAAATGGTCCAGCAAGGTACTTTCAGACAAGACTTATTATTCAGGATAAATACTATCGAAATTCGCCTTCCGGCACTCAGAGATCGCAAAGAAGACATTCCGTTACTGGCCGATCATTTCTTGAATAGCTTTAAAAAGAAGTACCATAAAAACGGGCTTTTTGTACCAGATTACGTCATCAAGAAATTGACAAAATACGATTGGCCAGGAAATATTCGAGAATTGCAGCACGCGATCGAAAGAGCTGTAATTATGAGCGATGGCAAACAATTACATGTTGGGGACTTTAACTTACAGAACGTTAATCAAACTGAGGGAAGCGGTATTGAGTCTTTCAACTTGGAAGATTTGGAAAAATGGGCAATCGAAAGTTCGATCAAAAAACACCAAGGCAACATTAGCAACGCGGCAGAAGAATTAGGACTGAGCAGAGGGGCGTTATATAGAAGAATGGAGAAATATGAAATTTAAAAACTTCAGGCTCCATATAATCATCCAATTATTACTGACGTTTGCGGGTCTTTATGGCCTAGTCTACTATCTCTATATTGAAATCAACTACATCAGGGTATTCTTTCTTGGCCTCTTTATCATCGTTTTACTTTTAAGCTTGTTTAGCTATATCAATCGGGCCAACAAGACGACCATGGGCTTCCTATTAGCGATAATTAATAATGATTTTACCGTCAAATATAAAAGTGAAAAGCAAGGAAAGTCATTCGATCAACTTTACGACACTTTTAACCTGGTCAATCAAAAATTTATTGAAAGCTCCCAATCAGAAGCCTCTGAATACCAATACATTATAACCTTAATTAACCAACTCCAAATTGGGGTACTCGCCTATGACGATCGAGAAAGAATCCATTTATCGAACGCCTCTTTCGATGAGATGTTGGGCGGAAAAGAACTCATTAACCTGGAAAGCATCAAAGTAGAAAACGAAGCCTTCTACGAAAAACTGAAGGAAATTGGCAGTGGTGAAAACACCATTTTTACCACTACCCTTTTGGGCCAAGCACGAAAGCTATCTATGGCAGCATCAAGTTTTAAGCTTCGCCAAAAAAGCTACAAACTAATCTCCATTCAAGATATTCACTCTGAATTAGATCAACATGAAATGGAGGCTTGGCAAAAGCTGATCAGAGTACTCACCCATGAAATCATGAATTCAGTTGCGCCAATCACATCCTTATCGGCAACTATGAAATATTTGGTTTCTAATGACGATTT
It encodes the following:
- a CDS encoding ABC transporter permease, which codes for MLKNYLFTTLRHIQRNKAFSLINLLGLSFGVAITLLVSFYVIQETSFNKGHSDKNRVFRLNAKGKTFKGEERVSSILPIPAGPALVENFPQIESSLRYRGLMDESLAYGFNDFKGLKVMSFEKNLFDFLDLELSLGDENSFLSEINSVVLSHDLAKRLFNEDNPLNKLVKDKRGKVLKVTGVMSESNKTHFEFDFIIPFKDFLSTQPSFALQWSSSSIGTYVKLSPDWDIDEAQESISTFLNSKQNPKLLERLGPKEYQLQPIADVYLKSEDISLSYGERKGDLGKVRLFSIVALAVLLMACINFINLSTAGHIKRSKEVGLRKVIGASRHHLVIQFLVESTFMASVAGVFAILFADLMLGAFGEIIRQDLLIKQYSKEIIVSLVGIIGLTGIVAGLYPAWYLSSFPSTRVLNKSGKNSLLLRNSLVVIQFTIAIVFIVGALVVSKQINFLKQKDVGFDIENLMYVELGRNMAKEQVTILNKLNQSPWVQSASWSEQGPMLGRLPSISTEWIQGDEKEVASYMSVSHEFIGAAGLRMIAGRPFESDEAKNHVIINESAAIKLGKENVLGEVIGFYGDAEIIGVVEDFHYQSLHSVIEPLILKVVPVADRMNSRSATFLLVRLNESNLVKGREALEAAISAYSDQSEINYGFLSGTAQRFYTNESKTAKSLNYAASFAILISAMGLLGLIISAIASRTKEFGIRKVLGASALSIGYKLSAHFLFLVFLSLLLSVPIVVYTMREWLSAFSYRINLSIQEFVVGALLVLLISFCAIVARVYKAAQANPIDSLRHD
- a CDS encoding sigma-54-dependent transcriptional regulator — its product is MKEKGRILIVDDDNYVMLSIRILLEQHYQDVRGINNPLQIETAFEENHYDVVVLDMNFSAGATEGKDGLKYLRQIKELSPTTSVVFITAYGEINLAVEAIKEGAFDFLVKPWQNEKLLTTVSAAFQLNRSAQKIEELTSKQSHLTSLLDAPFSDIIGESDAIKSVLEQIEKVAQTDANVLITGENGTGKELVARAIHRSSLRNQEVFLNVDMGAITETLFESELFGHKKGAFTDAKSDRVGKFEAANGGSLFLDEIGNLSSPLQAKLLRVIQDRQVIPVGANDAREFDARLICATNAHLSKMVQQGTFRQDLLFRINTIEIRLPALRDRKEDIPLLADHFLNSFKKKYHKNGLFVPDYVIKKLTKYDWPGNIRELQHAIERAVIMSDGKQLHVGDFNLQNVNQTEGSGIESFNLEDLEKWAIESSIKKHQGNISNAAEELGLSRGALYRRMEKYEI
- a CDS encoding sensor histidine kinase → MKFKNFRLHIIIQLLLTFAGLYGLVYYLYIEINYIRVFFLGLFIIVLLLSLFSYINRANKTTMGFLLAIINNDFTVKYKSEKQGKSFDQLYDTFNLVNQKFIESSQSEASEYQYIITLINQLQIGVLAYDDRERIHLSNASFDEMLGGKELINLESIKVENEAFYEKLKEIGSGENTIFTTTLLGQARKLSMAASSFKLRQKSYKLISIQDIHSELDQHEMEAWQKLIRVLTHEIMNSVAPITSLSATMKYLVSNDDLNEDKIRSLQEGLDAIEARSQGLMNFTESYKKLTRVPLPNIREVDAKTFLRRVDSLFRPTLAGTGIKWSFQLSHDDLALLIDPDLMEQVLINLLKNAKEVVSPDNGEINLNLVFQKDTDQTLITIQDNGGGIPEDIQEKVFVPFYTTKSDGSGIGLSLARQIVQLHKGELDFISTSAGTTFSMKL